The segment TCTTCATCTTTTGATTTGTGGTAATCTTCATTTACTAAATGCTCAAATTCTTCTTCATCTTTCATATTTCTACGAATCAGGAAAACAACTAATGCAATCAATAAAAGTCCAACTCCTATGATAACCGGCCAGTTCATAAAAAATCGTTTTCTTAAAGTTGAGAACTTTTCCGCAGGTTTTTATGAATTCTGTATTAAGTTTTTGCTACACCGGGATAAACGAAGGTCCTGAGTTACAGGCACAAACGGACAATTTCCTGTACCCTACCCGTTAAATGTGTGAATGATATAAGTTTTGATTAGAAGCCTGTAAGAGGCAATAATCAGATTTAAAGCACCTTTACCTGCCTGCACCAGGTTGGCATAATTTGTGTCAGCAATGGATTGTAGGTTTCACTTTTAAATTTAAAGGATCATGAAAACAGTAAAATACATTCTTGTAGCGTTTGTGCTCTTTCTTGCAGCACCGGCCTTTGCTAACATTGTTTCCGATTCTTCTGTACGTGTTGAAACCGAAGCACGTGTTAAACAATTAACGCAACGCCTTGCTGAAGTTAAAGCCATCGACAGATCTACTTTGACCAGTGACGAGAAAAAAGCATTACGTCAGGAAAAAAAGGAACTTAAAAAAGAAATGAAAGTAATCAGCGGCGGTGTTTACGTATCCGTTGGTGCACTTATTCTGATCCTTATTCTGCTCATTATCCTCCTTTAGAAAGACCGCTCCGATCTACTTCGTACCGATAAAAATTATACCTGTCCCGCTGCATTGGTTTGCATGGAATGGTAAACGTATGCTGTTGCCATAACATCGTAAACAACAATATTCACTTTGCATTTTCAGCAAAGGGGAAAGCCATTGCTTTCCCCCTCATTTACATTATTTATTACATGAAACGTTTTACTAAGGATCGCATCTCTACTTTTTTACAGGTATTACTTGTTATTTTTCTTTTTGGCTATTCAGCCGTAAAAGGCAATCCTGAATCAAAAGAAAATACAATTACAAATTCCACTGCATCTTTTACGGGTGATGTTGCATTAACCGCACAAATGCTTGATTTGTGGGAGCAACATGTTGCCTGGAACAGGAATGTGATGCTGTGCATTGTTGACGAATTACCGGGGACAGCACTTGCCATTGAACGCTTGCAACAAAATAAAATTGAAATAGGTAATTCCATCAAGCCATTTTATGGTAATGAAGCAGGCGATGAATTAACTGAACTGTTGCAGGCACACGTAAGCATTTCAGTGGAAGTAATGAAGTTTGCCAAAGAACAAAAACACACCGAACTGCAGGAAGCAAATAACCGCTGGTATGCAAATGCTGATGCTATTGCTTCATTTCTTGCCGATATCAACAGCTACTGGGCAACTGATAAAATACAACTGATCATTAAAGATCAGTTACGCTTTACAACAACACAGGCTGTATGCCGCATCAATAAAGACTACCCTGCCGATATTATTGCTTATGACAAGGCCCATGCCGACGTTTTACAGATGGCTGAAATTTTTGCCGATGGTATTGCCAATCAGTTTCCTGAAAAAATTAATCCTGTTGCTGATGTGTTTATGATCAATAATAATTAATATGGCTATACTAAAAGCTGCAGGCAAATTAAAAACAATCGCCAGCAGACAAACCGTTCTTGTTAGTGAAAAAGCGATTGCAAATACAAAAGATGCGGGTAACTTCTTAACAGACATTGCCGATATTTTTTTATTTGTAGGACGCATCATCAAAGAAACATTCAGCGGTGGTTTTGAATTCAGAGAATTTCTACGGCAATGTTTCCAGATAGGTTACAAATCATTACCGCTGATCTCTATTACTGGAGCCATTATGGGTCTTGTATTAACGATACAATCAAGACCGGTGTTGGCCGATTTTGGTGCGGTTACCATGTTGCCCAGCATGGTAAGTCTTTCACTCATCAGGGAAATGGGGCCGGTTATTACAGCACTTATCTGCGCAGGTAAAATTGGCTCGGGCATGGGTGCTGAACTTGGTTCAATGAAAGTAACCGAGCAAATAGATGCGATGGAAGTATCATCCATCAACCCGGTTAAATACTTATTAGTGACAAGAGTGTTAGCAGCAACCATCATGATTCCTTTGCTTACAATTTATGCAGATGCATGTGGTATTGCAGGCAGTTGGGCCGGTGCTAATATTAAAGGTGATGTTTCACTTGTTTTATTTTTTTCGCAGGCATTTGCACCGGTTGATATGATCGATGTACTTCCTGCCGTGATCAAAACTTTTTTCTTTGGTGCAGTTATTGGATTGGTTGGTTGCTATAAAGGATACAATGCCGGAAGCGGCACACAAAGTGTGGGTGTTGCAGCTACCTCGGCTGTAGTAATGGCATCATTACTGGTGTTTATTGTAGATATGATTGCCGTACAAATAACTGATCTTATTATCTCATGAGCAACGTAACAGAACAGGATATAACAAATACACTACCGAAAACAACAGTTGAAAATCCGGTTATTGATATCAGGCAGTTGAAAAAATCATTCGGCAGCCAGGAGATATTAAAAGATATAACACTTCAACTTGGTTCGGGTGAAAACCTGGTGGTGATGGGCAAGTCTGGTTCCGGAAAATCGGTCTTAATAAAATGTCTGGTGGGATTGCTGACGCCTGACAGCGGAAGCATTACCATCCTTGAACAGGATGTTACCGGCTTACAACGAAAAGAATTAAATCAACTGCGGCAAAAGATTGGCTTTCTTTTTCAAAGTGGTGCGTTGTATGATTCAATGACGGTGAAACAGAATATTGAATTTCCCTTACGTCGGATAAAAAAAGGTTTAACGGAAAAAGAGATCACTGAAAAAGTGCAGGAAGTGTTGGAGAATGTGGACCTGGTAGATGCACTGAATAAAATGCCATCAGCACTTTCCGGTGGTATGCGCAAACGCATCAGTCTTGCAAGAACGATTGTGGTTGATCCGTTGATCATGTTGTATGATGAACCAACCACCGGACTTGATCCGGTTACATCTGATGAGATCAGTGCCCTCATCATGGATGTGCAGAAAAAATATAAAACATCTTCTATCATCATCACACATGATATTAAATGCGCTTTACATACTGCCAATCGCATGATCATGTTGAAAGATGGTACTGTTTTCAAAGAAGGAAAGCCTGAAGAGTTTAAACAATCAACGGATGAATACATTCAATCATTTTCTTTTCAATAAGAGAAATATAATTAACTATGGACACAACATCAAAATCATATAAAATAAAGCTGGGGCTTTTTATCATAGGCGGCCTTGTATTATTTGCAGCCGTACTTTTTATTATCGGTAAAAAGAATAATCTTTTCACGCCTGTCTTTACTATATCTGCTGCTTTTAATAATGTAAGTGGCTTGCAGGTGGGTAACAATATCCGCTTCTCAGGCATTACAATTGGCACGGTTGATGATATTGTGATCATTAACGACTCAACGGTAAAGGTTACGATGGTGATTAAAAACAGCGTAAAGAAATTTATTAAAGCGGATAGTAAAGCCATCATTGCCTCCGATGGCATTATTGGAGACAAGCTGGTAATTATTTCGCAGGGAAGTGGTGAATCGCCGATTGTAAAAGAAGGACAGCTACTTGAATCAGAAGAACCGGTAGAAACAGCAGAGATCATGGCCAGTTTACAGATAACCGCTGCCAATGCAGAAGTTATTACTGAACAGCTTGCAGAAGTAATGATTAAAGTAAATAGCGGCAATGGTACTTTAGGTCGCTTGATACAGGATCCAACAATTGCCAATAACCTGAGCCAAACCATGCAGAATATGAAAACAAGCAGCCAGGGGTTAACAGAGAATATGGAAGCTGCAAAAGAAAACTTTCTGCTGAAAGGATATTTCAACAGAAAGAAAAAAGCAGCAGCAAAAAAAGCGGCTGATAAAAAAGCTGCCGAGCTGAAAGCAGCAGAAGAAAAAAAGAAAGGATAAGTAAGTGCTGCTGTATTAATGTGTGAATCTTACAATACTATCATCAAATGATGTAAGAGAAAGCAGTAAAATAAAATCACTTTTGCATACAGCAATTTACAGGATCAATCAGAAATTACCTCTAACAGCTTCAAGAGAATTAATCAGTTTATTCATCAAAAAACAATCATAATGAAAAAGTTCGTTTATTTATTTTCAGCTATAACCTTAGTTACGGGTTTATCAATGGCGAGTTGTAACAACAGCACAGAAGATGGTACTACAGAAAATGACACAAAGAAAGATACAGTTGTTATCGAAGAAAAAAATGACGTTGTAACGATAAAAGTGGCAACTTCAGAAGAATGGGCTGCTTTCAAAGCAGATGCAGAAGCAAAAATTGAAGCGAACGAAAAACGTATTGCGGAAATAAAGGTTAACATGAAGAAGCCCGGAAAATTATTCGATAAAATGCGTGCTGAACGTATTGAAGCGCTTGAGCAACGTAACAGAGATCTTCGTTTGAAAATCACTGCTTACGAAACAAACAAAACAGATTGGGAGAAATTTAAAGAAGAGTTCAATCATGATGTTGATGAACTTGGTAAAGCGATCGGCGATATTTTTACTGATAATAAATAATCAGGTCTGGTAATTGAAAATAAAAAGCGGGAGAATTCTCCCGCTTTTTTGTGCACTTCACTCAATATAACCCGTATATGTGTGAATCATATAATGATTTGGCGCAAGCATATAACTAATCATTGTTACCCGTTCTTCAACTTTACATGAAGGAGAATTTGGTTGCATCGCTTAACCTGCAGCCAATCTTACACAATTATGCTGGCAGTAAAAAAAGAAGGCATCTTATTACAAAAAACACAGCTGGGTTTTGAATGTGAAGGTGTATTGAACCCCGCTGTTATCAGTTACAACAATTCCATTCATATTTTCTACCGGGCAGTGGCGAAAGGAAATTATTCAAGCATTGGTTATTGCAAACTCAGCGGCCCCTTACAAATAGAACAACGGTTTGATACGCCGGTACTTTTCCCACAATTCGATTATGAAGTACATGGCGTGGAAGATCCCCGTATCGTTAAGATCGATGACTTATTTTATCTCACTTATACAGCCTATGATGGGTCTAATGCTTTAGGCGCCCTTGCTGTTTCAACCGATCTTATCAACTGGGAAAAGAAAGGAATCATTACCCCACAAATTACGTATGATGCATTCCGGCACCTGGCGGAATCAAAAGGTAAGATCAACAAAAAATATTTACGCTTTAACGAAGATTTCCGTTTACGTGCACAACAGGATAATAAAATGCTGATGTGGGATAAGAATGTCATTTTCTTTCCACGACGCATCAACGGCATGTTGCATTTCCTGCACCGTATACGACCTGATATACAATTAACCGCTGTTAATGAGCTTACTGATCTTACACCTGAATTCTGGCAAAACTATTTTCTGCATCTTGATGATAATATTATACTGGCTCCAAAACATAAACATGAAGTAAGCTATATCGGTGGCGGATGTCCGCCCATTGAAACAGCAGAAGGCTGGTTGTTGATTTATCATGGTGTGCATGATACAGTGAAAGGTTATGTGTATTGCGCCTGCGCTGCCTTGCTCGATCTCAATAATCCTTTTATTGAAATTGCACGACTTCCCTACGCATTGTTTAAACCAGAACTGGAATGGGAACTGAAAGGTGAAGTGAACAATGTTTGTTTCCCTACCGGCGCTATTGTTGAAAATGACACACTCTATATTTATTATGGTGCGGCTGATGAGCATATTGCCTGCGCCAGCTTAAGTATTTCTGCTTTGCTCACTGAGTTATTACTTAACCGAAAGAAAGATGAAACAACAAATGAAGGACCTCATTCACATCCCCTCCCCAACCTCGTTTAAGCAATTAACATCATGGGGAAATGATCTGCAATTTATGAGTGGCACTAAACAGGTGCCGGAAATTTTACTCATCACTTCCTACCCACCCCGTGAATGTGGCATTGCTACTTACTCACAGGATCTTATTAAAGCACTGGTGAATAAATTTGACGACTCGTTCAACTTCAGTATTTGTGCACTTGAATCAAACACCGAAACACCTGCTTATACAGAACCTGTTAAATATATCTTGAATACAGATGATGCTGATGCTTTTCTACGATTGGGTGAAAGCATTGAAGCAGATACGGCTGTAAAAATGATATTGATACAACACGAATTTGGTTTTTTCCAACAGCAGGAAGCTGCCTTCCTTCGTTTTTTACAATCACTTCACAAACCATTTGCCATTGTTTTTCATACTGTATTGCCTTTGCCGGGTAAAGAGCTGCTACAGCAGGTACAACGGATCAGTGAGCTTGCAGCATCGGTGATTGTGATGACCAAATCATCGAAAAAAATTCTGTTGAGTGATTATCATCTTTCGTTGAAAAAAATTACGGTGATACCACACGGCACGCATCTTGTGCCACATGAACATAAATCAACACTTAAACAAAAATATCATTTAACCGGCCGCACCATTCTTTCCACCTTTGGCTTATTGAGTTCCGGAAAAAATATTGAAACAACATTGCGAGCCTTACCAAACATTGTACAACAACATCCAACTGTATTGTTTCTGATTATTGGCAAAACACATCCATCCATTGTAAAAAGGGATGGCGAAGCTTACAGGCAACTGTTGCAATCAATGGTACAGGAATTAAAACTGGAAGATCATGTGCAGTTTATCAACTCCTTTCTTCCTTTGCCGATATTGCTTGAATACCTGCAGCTCACTGATATTTATCTTTTCACATCAAAGGACCGTAACCAGGCTGTAAGCGGAACGTTTTCTTACGCTATCAGTTGTGGTTGCCCCGTTATCTCAACGCCTATTCCGCATGCGAGGGAAGTATTAAAACATGATGCAGGTATCATTATCGATTTTGAACAACCGGATCAATTAGCCAAAGAAGCAAACAGTTTGCTGGATAATGAAACACTACGGAATACGATTGGCTCAAATGGCTTACACCGTATGGCTTCTACTGCCTGGGAAAACGCAGCCATTGCACATGCATTGCTGTTTAAAAAACTGGTTGATGATCATGTGCCGCTTTGTTATGTTGCGCCGCCTGTTCATCTTGGTCATGTAAAAAAGATGACGACTGATTTTGGTATGATCCAGTTTTCAAAGATCAATCATCCGGATCTTGAATCAGGTTATACCGTTGATGATAATGCACGGGCATTAATTTCCATGTGCCAGCATTTTGAGTTGACTAGAGATAAGGCTGACATCCCATACATAACCACCTATCTCCGCTTTATTGGTTTTTGTCAGCAAGACGATGGAAGTTTTCTCAACTATGTAAATACAGAAAAAAAATTCACTGCCCAGAACTACGAAACAAATCTTGATGATGCCAATGGAAGATCGATCTGGGCATTGGGCTATTTAATTTCGTTACGTCCTTTGTTGCCGGTACAACTTACCAGTATGGCAAACCATATTTTTCAGAAAGCCATACCCTATCTGCGCACTTTACATTCAAGCCGGGCAATGGCATTTATCATTAAAGGGTTGTATTACCGTCATTTAAAAATAAAACTCCCCGAAAACAGTTTGTTCATTACCGAAATGGCGAGCAGGTTGTTGCAGATGTACAGGCACGAGCAGGAAGAGGAATGGTGTTGGTATGAAAGTTATCTCACGTATGCCAATAGTGTTTTACCTGAAGCAATGCTCTGCGCATGGATGGCAACCGGTAATGATGCATATAAAGAAACAGCAGTTCGCTCCTTTGATTTTTTACTGGGCAAACTGTTTGGTAAAGAAAAGATCAGAGTCATATCTAATCAAACATGGATGCACAAAGGAAAAGAAGTGTTATTGCAGAAGAACGGTGGCGAACAACCCATTGATGTTGCTTATACGATTCTTGCTTTAAGTAAGTTCTATGAAGTGTTCAAGAAACAAGGTTACAGAGATAAAATTGACATTGCCTTTAACTGGTTCCTGGGAGCAAATCATTTACAACAGGTCATTTACAATCCTTGTACAGGCGGTTGTTATGATGGTGTGGAAGAACATTCGGTAAACCTGAACCAGGGTGCTGAATCAACTGTAAGTTACCTGATGGCCCGCTTAACCATTGAAAAATTACAGCGAAACATACTTCGGATGCAATTACAGAAAAGACATCTTATGCCTTACAACCTGTGAATGATACAATAAAATGGATAAATGATGTAAGAAAGCCCACTGCAAACTGAACGACCTTTATTCACACTAATAAAACAAAAATCATATGAGTGCAGGAAAAATTGTATCGGCCGTTTTGGCTGGTGTAGCAGTAGGTGCGGCATTAGGTATTTTATTTGCTCCCGATAAAGGATCTGTAACAAGAAGAACGATTGCCCGCAGAAGTAAAGATTTTACGGATGAAATTGGAGATAAAGCCAACGAATTTATTGACAGTATTACTGAAAAATTTGAATCGGCTAAAGATGAAGCAATCCGCTTAGCTGAAAACGGAAAACATAAAGCTGAACAATTGCACGCCACTCTTCAGCCAAAGCAAAATTCGTAATTACAAACGCATAAACAGGAAAGCGTTAATGGTTGTGCATAAGTGCATTACCTGAAATATGAAATTTCATACAATGGAACAAACAGAAGGCATCGTAAAAGTATTGCTTACCCAGGTAGAGGAATATGGTAAAACAAGTTTTGAACTTGCAAGGCTCAAAGCTGTGCAAAAACTTATTCCTGCAGCAACTGCTTTTACCGGCAATCTGTTTGTATTGCTAACGCTTTCTCTGTTTATATTACTACTCAACATCGGTATTTCGATGTGGTTGGGCGATCTGCTCGGCAAACCATATTTTGGTTTTATGACTGTTGCAGGGTTCTATTTACTTATTGGAATAATCCTGTATTTCACAGCAGCCAAATGGTTACGCAAACCGGTAAGTCGTTTTATCATTAAGCAAACACTCAACCAGGATAAATCATGAGCGTCATTTTAACTGAAGCAGATCTTGCAGATGCTATTGAACTGGCTGAACAGAAGCACAAAAAGGATGGCGTGCTGCTGGTAGAAGAATTTAACCAGGCATTACTTAGTCTGAAACCGGTGAACGTACTGAAAAATATTTTTACAGAGATCACTACATCCGGTGAGTTGAAAGATAATCTTGTAAACACATCAGCAGGTGTGGCTGCAGGTTATGCTGCTAAAATGCTTGTTGCAGGGAAATCTGCAGGCCTTGTAAGAAATATTGCGGGCAATGCGCTGCAGTTTGGTATCAGTAATGTTGTATCAAGAAACCCCGAAACAATCAAACTGATCGGCAACACGTTGTTGTTGTTTGGCAAGCAGCTCTTCAGGAAAAAACAAGCGCCGGACCTGCTTAACCACCAACTGAATAATGAATCAGTTTCTTAAACTACCTTTCTATGTAAAAGCATTTGTTTTACTTACAGGAGTATATGTGCTTGTAAGTATTCTTTCTATTGCAGGCAGTCTCATTGTTCCTATTCTCTTTGCAGGCATCATTGCAGTATTGCTGAGCCCTGCTGTTCGTTTTCTTGTAAAACGGCGCATAAACCGTGCAGTTGCCATTGCGATTATTCTGTTTATTGTATTACTTCTTTTTGCTGCACTCATGTTACTGCTTTCAACACAGTTAACAAATTTAAACGATGCACTTCCCCAACTAAGTGATAAGTTCAATGAATTTTCTGACAGTGCCATTAACTGGGTATCTGCTACATTCAATATTGAAAAAGAAAAGATCACGAACCGAATAGAGCAATCAAAAGTGGAACTACTTGACGGAAGTAATGCAGCGATTGGTTTTACCCTTACGAATATGGGTAATGGATTAGCAATGATCTTTCTGATACCTGTGTACACATTTATGATCCTCTTCTATCAGCCACATTTAC is part of the Lacibacter sediminis genome and harbors:
- a CDS encoding cytochrome c-type biogenesis protein, producing MKTVKYILVAFVLFLAAPAFANIVSDSSVRVETEARVKQLTQRLAEVKAIDRSTLTSDEKKALRQEKKELKKEMKVISGGVYVSVGALILILILLIILL
- a CDS encoding MlaE family ABC transporter permease, with the translated sequence MAILKAAGKLKTIASRQTVLVSEKAIANTKDAGNFLTDIADIFLFVGRIIKETFSGGFEFREFLRQCFQIGYKSLPLISITGAIMGLVLTIQSRPVLADFGAVTMLPSMVSLSLIREMGPVITALICAGKIGSGMGAELGSMKVTEQIDAMEVSSINPVKYLLVTRVLAATIMIPLLTIYADACGIAGSWAGANIKGDVSLVLFFSQAFAPVDMIDVLPAVIKTFFFGAVIGLVGCYKGYNAGSGTQSVGVAATSAVVMASLLVFIVDMIAVQITDLIIS
- a CDS encoding phage holin family protein, which translates into the protein MEQTEGIVKVLLTQVEEYGKTSFELARLKAVQKLIPAATAFTGNLFVLLTLSLFILLLNIGISMWLGDLLGKPYFGFMTVAGFYLLIGIILYFTAAKWLRKPVSRFIIKQTLNQDKS
- a CDS encoding YtxH domain-containing protein, with the protein product MSAGKIVSAVLAGVAVGAALGILFAPDKGSVTRRTIARRSKDFTDEIGDKANEFIDSITEKFESAKDEAIRLAENGKHKAEQLHATLQPKQNS
- a CDS encoding MlaD family protein translates to MDTTSKSYKIKLGLFIIGGLVLFAAVLFIIGKKNNLFTPVFTISAAFNNVSGLQVGNNIRFSGITIGTVDDIVIINDSTVKVTMVIKNSVKKFIKADSKAIIASDGIIGDKLVIISQGSGESPIVKEGQLLESEEPVETAEIMASLQITAANAEVITEQLAEVMIKVNSGNGTLGRLIQDPTIANNLSQTMQNMKTSSQGLTENMEAAKENFLLKGYFNRKKKAAAKKAADKKAAELKAAEEKKKG
- a CDS encoding glycosyltransferase codes for the protein MKQQMKDLIHIPSPTSFKQLTSWGNDLQFMSGTKQVPEILLITSYPPRECGIATYSQDLIKALVNKFDDSFNFSICALESNTETPAYTEPVKYILNTDDADAFLRLGESIEADTAVKMILIQHEFGFFQQQEAAFLRFLQSLHKPFAIVFHTVLPLPGKELLQQVQRISELAASVIVMTKSSKKILLSDYHLSLKKITVIPHGTHLVPHEHKSTLKQKYHLTGRTILSTFGLLSSGKNIETTLRALPNIVQQHPTVLFLIIGKTHPSIVKRDGEAYRQLLQSMVQELKLEDHVQFINSFLPLPILLEYLQLTDIYLFTSKDRNQAVSGTFSYAISCGCPVISTPIPHAREVLKHDAGIIIDFEQPDQLAKEANSLLDNETLRNTIGSNGLHRMASTAWENAAIAHALLFKKLVDDHVPLCYVAPPVHLGHVKKMTTDFGMIQFSKINHPDLESGYTVDDNARALISMCQHFELTRDKADIPYITTYLRFIGFCQQDDGSFLNYVNTEKKFTAQNYETNLDDANGRSIWALGYLISLRPLLPVQLTSMANHIFQKAIPYLRTLHSSRAMAFIIKGLYYRHLKIKLPENSLFITEMASRLLQMYRHEQEEEWCWYESYLTYANSVLPEAMLCAWMATGNDAYKETAVRSFDFLLGKLFGKEKIRVISNQTWMHKGKEVLLQKNGGEQPIDVAYTILALSKFYEVFKKQGYRDKIDIAFNWFLGANHLQQVIYNPCTGGCYDGVEEHSVNLNQGAESTVSYLMARLTIEKLQRNILRMQLQKRHLMPYNL
- a CDS encoding ABC transporter ATP-binding protein; its protein translation is MSNVTEQDITNTLPKTTVENPVIDIRQLKKSFGSQEILKDITLQLGSGENLVVMGKSGSGKSVLIKCLVGLLTPDSGSITILEQDVTGLQRKELNQLRQKIGFLFQSGALYDSMTVKQNIEFPLRRIKKGLTEKEITEKVQEVLENVDLVDALNKMPSALSGGMRKRISLARTIVVDPLIMLYDEPTTGLDPVTSDEISALIMDVQKKYKTSSIIITHDIKCALHTANRMIMLKDGTVFKEGKPEEFKQSTDEYIQSFSFQ
- a CDS encoding LPXTG cell wall anchor domain-containing protein, coding for MNWPVIIGVGLLLIALVVFLIRRNMKDEEEFEHLVNEDYHKSKDEEGDAVSDEITK
- a CDS encoding glycoside hydrolase family 130 protein; this encodes MLAVKKEGILLQKTQLGFECEGVLNPAVISYNNSIHIFYRAVAKGNYSSIGYCKLSGPLQIEQRFDTPVLFPQFDYEVHGVEDPRIVKIDDLFYLTYTAYDGSNALGALAVSTDLINWEKKGIITPQITYDAFRHLAESKGKINKKYLRFNEDFRLRAQQDNKMLMWDKNVIFFPRRINGMLHFLHRIRPDIQLTAVNELTDLTPEFWQNYFLHLDDNIILAPKHKHEVSYIGGGCPPIETAEGWLLIYHGVHDTVKGYVYCACAALLDLNNPFIEIARLPYALFKPELEWELKGEVNNVCFPTGAIVENDTLYIYYGAADEHIACASLSISALLTELLLNRKKDETTNEGPHSHPLPNLV